Proteins from a single region of Xiphophorus maculatus strain JP 163 A chromosome 22, X_maculatus-5.0-male, whole genome shotgun sequence:
- the LOC102227392 gene encoding cofilin-2, with translation MASGVQVDDQVKDIISDMKVVKSDADANERIRLVVLEIKEGYIKVESIFREKDLSGEDDIFKFFLSQLDKDKCRYMLYDCHFETKESSRKEELVFVMWAPETAPIKSKMQYASSKDSLKKVLTGIKHELQMNDLSDYGTRDQFAAKISKNVIKVEGHDVK, from the exons ATG gCATCTGGAGTGCAAGTCGACGACCAAGTGAAGGACATCATCAGTGACATGAAGGTGGTGAAGAGCGACGCGGATGCAAACGAGCGCATCAGACTTGTGGTCTTGGAAATCAAAGAGGGTTATATCAAAGTGGAAAGCATCTTCAGAGAAAAGGATTTGAGTGGGGAGGATGACATCTTCAAGTTCTTCTTGAGTCAGTTGGACAAGGATAAGTGTCGCTACATGCTGTACGACTGCCACTTTGAGACCAAGGAGTCGAGCAGGAAAGAGGAGCTGGTCTTTGTGATGTG GGCTCCTGAAACTGCACCCATCAAGTCCAAAATGCAGTACGCTAGCTCAAAAGACTCGCTTAAGAAGGTCTTGACAG GCATCAAACACGAGCTGCAAATGAACGACCTCTCAGATTACGGCACCAGGGACCAATTTGCAGCAAAGATCAGCAAAAACGTTATCAAAGTTGAAGGCCATGAtgtcaaataa